The following proteins come from a genomic window of Pseudobdellovibrionaceae bacterium:
- the mazG gene encoding nucleoside triphosphate pyrophosphohydrolase, giving the protein MFQYRKFTELIKIIAHLRSPNGCPWDKAQTHKSIVKNLIEESFELVDAIENDDVLNTKEELGDVLLQVMLHSQIAADNKSFSIDDVVEELGKKLVRRHPHVFGDKQARTEEEAHQSWLDAKALETDKNKKNTDAFNIPKHLPPLAFAQKIGRKMGKEDFDWNNNQQVIQKIKEELLECTEALKEPSANPNPHLKEEIGDLLFITCQFARHNNIQADEALRGANKKIEKRYFQAKNLAQKDNHPWQSLSLDKKESYWQQVKSLK; this is encoded by the coding sequence ATATAGAAAATTTACTGAGTTAATAAAAATTATAGCCCATCTTCGATCTCCTAATGGCTGCCCTTGGGACAAAGCACAAACGCATAAAAGCATAGTTAAAAATTTGATTGAGGAGTCTTTTGAGCTAGTGGATGCCATCGAAAACGATGATGTTCTTAACACCAAAGAAGAATTGGGCGATGTTTTGCTTCAAGTTATGCTGCACTCTCAAATTGCAGCCGATAATAAAAGTTTTTCTATTGATGATGTGGTGGAGGAGCTGGGCAAAAAATTAGTAAGGCGACACCCTCATGTTTTTGGCGACAAACAAGCCCGCACCGAAGAAGAAGCTCATCAATCTTGGTTAGATGCAAAAGCCTTAGAAACCGATAAAAATAAAAAAAACACCGACGCCTTTAATATACCTAAACACTTGCCCCCGCTAGCCTTTGCTCAAAAAATAGGAAGAAAAATGGGTAAAGAAGATTTTGATTGGAACAATAACCAACAGGTAATACAAAAAATAAAAGAAGAACTTTTAGAATGTACCGAAGCGCTAAAGGAGCCCTCTGCAAACCCAAACCCACATCTTAAAGAAGAAATTGGAGACTTATTATTTATTACTTGCCAATTTGCAAGGCATAATAATATTCAAGCTGACGAGGCACTTAGAGGAGCTAATAAAAAAATAGAAAAGCGTTACTTTCAGGCAAAAAATTTAGCGCAAAAAGACAATCACCCTTGGCAAAGCCTTTCTTTGGATAAAAAAGAAAGCTATTGGCAACAGGTAAAGTCTTTAAAGTAG
- a CDS encoding alanine--glyoxylate aminotransferase family protein: MEKSPSLLMTPGPVKIAKSVLQSIGSDSLHHRSSEFTVILKNLFGNLQYIFKTKEPVLILNSSGSGAMEAALVNTLSPKDHILVIDAGKFGNRWVEIAKAYGITVHVLKVPLGESLNLTQLKQTIASLPNLSALCMQACETSTASSLPVKKVGELLKQASPQSLLIVDAISALAAQNIEQDNWHIDVLIGGSQKAFAGPAGLAFISFSKQAMLAYSQSQCPKYYWDIQPHLKAYNNNQTLFSSAVHLVLALKTATDHLQKDGLEKQIQSISHLAELSKKALSILQLSAFSKSPSPSLTAFNIPEKINAQQWLAELKTHYNIHLVGGQDKLKGKIVRIGHMGDIGPLNLYQTFRAIALSLENKNYLQNAKEKIDTLHSVFSIQNTKPR; encoded by the coding sequence ATGGAAAAGTCACCCTCTCTATTAATGACTCCAGGACCCGTAAAAATTGCTAAAAGCGTTTTGCAATCTATAGGCTCAGACAGTTTACATCACAGAAGCTCTGAATTTACCGTCATTCTTAAAAATTTATTTGGCAATTTGCAGTATATTTTTAAAACTAAAGAACCTGTATTAATTTTAAACTCCTCGGGCAGTGGCGCCATGGAGGCCGCCTTAGTTAATACATTAAGCCCCAAAGACCACATTCTTGTTATTGATGCTGGAAAATTTGGAAACCGGTGGGTAGAAATAGCCAAGGCCTACGGTATTACTGTACATGTTTTAAAAGTTCCTCTAGGGGAAAGCCTAAATTTAACACAGCTAAAACAAACTATTGCGTCGTTACCAAACTTATCGGCCTTATGTATGCAAGCTTGTGAAACCAGCACTGCCAGCAGCTTACCGGTAAAAAAAGTCGGCGAGTTACTTAAGCAAGCTAGCCCACAAAGCCTATTAATAGTTGATGCTATTTCGGCACTAGCTGCACAAAACATAGAACAAGATAATTGGCATATTGATGTGTTAATTGGAGGTTCTCAAAAAGCTTTTGCAGGGCCCGCGGGCCTAGCCTTTATTTCTTTTTCTAAACAGGCAATGCTTGCGTACTCACAATCACAGTGCCCTAAATATTACTGGGATATTCAGCCGCATTTAAAAGCTTACAACAACAACCAAACTCTTTTTAGTAGTGCTGTACATTTAGTGTTAGCTTTAAAAACTGCCACCGATCATTTGCAAAAGGACGGACTAGAAAAACAAATACAATCCATATCTCATTTGGCCGAGCTGTCTAAAAAAGCGCTAAGTATTTTGCAACTTTCTGCTTTTTCAAAAAGCCCCAGCCCTAGCCTAACCGCTTTTAATATTCCTGAAAAAATAAATGCGCAACAGTGGCTAGCCGAATTAAAAACACACTACAATATTCACCTTGTGGGCGGACAAGATAAATTAAAAGGAAAAATTGTGCGCATTGGGCATATGGGCGACATTGGGCCCTTAAACCTGTATCAAACTTTCCGTGCCATAGCTCTTAGTTTAGAAAATAAAAATTACTTACAAAATGCAAAAGAAAAAATAGATACTTTACACAGTGTATTTTCTATTCAAAACACAAAGCCGAGGTAA
- a CDS encoding adenylosuccinate synthase, producing MSAVVVIGSQWGDEGKGKVVDVFSAQADWVVRYQGGANAGHTLIVDGKKTVLHLIPSGILHSHTKCLIASGVVIDIVQLAKEIDGLKKNNFLKDPSQLMISDKATVLLSYHKQLDQAREAFSKNEKIGTTGKGIGPAYEDRASRKAILFGDLFNTSVLKEKIEKSLKEKNFLLEHFYKQKPISAETALQEITESINILKNYCCTNSSHIIYKAIAKKEKVLFEGAQGSLLDLLHGTYPFVTSSSTISSSACIGTGIGPQNIKKVLGITKAYTTRVGAGPFPTELNDTVGDFLQKNGHEFGATTGRTRRCGWIDIPALKYAIRINGISSIALMKLDVLSGLETIKICTAYKMGESTTTDYPSSPGEIVKAKPIYLEMPGWKEDITTCLQKKELPKKALNYISTLEQHLKIPIDVISVGPDRGQSIWINSLF from the coding sequence ATGTCCGCTGTAGTAGTTATTGGTTCACAATGGGGTGATGAAGGAAAAGGAAAGGTAGTAGATGTGTTTTCTGCACAAGCCGACTGGGTAGTGCGCTACCAAGGGGGTGCAAATGCAGGACACACTTTAATAGTCGATGGCAAAAAAACGGTGTTACACCTAATACCTTCAGGCATCTTACACTCTCATACTAAATGTTTAATTGCCTCTGGAGTGGTAATTGATATTGTTCAATTGGCAAAAGAAATTGACGGCTTAAAAAAAAATAACTTTTTAAAAGACCCTTCTCAACTAATGATATCCGACAAAGCCACGGTGCTTTTGTCTTATCACAAACAGCTCGACCAAGCTCGCGAAGCTTTTTCTAAAAATGAAAAAATAGGCACTACTGGAAAGGGTATTGGCCCCGCCTATGAAGATCGCGCCTCTAGAAAGGCTATTTTATTTGGCGACTTATTTAACACCTCTGTTCTAAAAGAAAAAATAGAAAAATCTTTAAAAGAAAAAAACTTTTTATTAGAACATTTTTATAAACAAAAACCTATATCTGCCGAAACGGCTTTGCAAGAAATTACCGAGTCGATTAATATTTTAAAAAACTATTGTTGCACAAACAGCTCTCATATAATTTACAAAGCCATTGCAAAAAAAGAAAAAGTTTTGTTTGAAGGAGCCCAGGGCTCTTTGCTAGATCTCTTGCACGGCACTTACCCCTTTGTAACTAGCTCGTCTACCATTTCTAGTTCGGCCTGCATAGGTACGGGCATTGGACCACAAAATATTAAAAAGGTTTTAGGTATTACAAAGGCCTATACTACAAGGGTGGGGGCAGGCCCCTTTCCCACAGAGTTAAATGATACTGTTGGTGATTTTTTACAAAAAAATGGCCACGAGTTTGGTGCTACCACTGGGCGAACTCGACGCTGTGGCTGGATAGATATACCTGCCCTAAAGTATGCTATTCGCATTAACGGTATTAGCTCTATCGCTTTAATGAAGCTAGATGTGCTTAGCGGTCTGGAAACTATAAAAATTTGTACCGCTTATAAAATGGGCGAAAGCACAACCACAGATTACCCTTCATCGCCTGGAGAAATTGTAAAGGCCAAACCCATATACTTAGAAATGCCTGGCTGGAAAGAAGATATAACAACCTGTCTGCAAAAAAAAGAACTTCCCAAAAAGGCACTAAACTATATTAGCACTCTAGAGCAACATTTAAAGATTCCTATTGATGTAATTTCTGTGGGTCCCGACAGAGGTCAGAGCATCTGGATTAACTCTTTATTTTAA
- the murJ gene encoding murein biosynthesis integral membrane protein MurJ, translated as MSIFRLSIFMSLGTLCSRFLGLARDIAFTALLAVPVLDAFIVAMKIPNLFRAFFGEGNFSVSFLPLYIQKRNSKAGQELLSNAVFSFLMLFSSFVVFFLSLYMPEVLNALLQEGKFNLVNFQSIVYLSRFFLLYIFFLLSYVHFSALLQVKNQFFLAALAPALLNVSLIVFSIFYRLQEKQLNYLIAGVLVGGALQFGLVFFPVWKNKFLPSFTWKWRGSGLKTVLVKMLPGFLSIFFYQCISLFNVYFASSLPSGSLSSLYLSDRIFQLPFSLIAISVGTALLPSLSTLWVKKELTQFNKILQKNLHISLYLLLPSAVGLFFLAEPILSFFFERGAFNREQILYTVQVLQILSFSLIFLGLYKVLISGFFACGKTHLPAISSGLAFMVYLALAFSFSPQYGITGLAFSMSVSTIINFLSAFLLYSMFVQKFHALALLKKFLHYLLPVIVMSIFLKYLPPWLQENLVLSSVKLKQIILLLVSVLGGASIYFFISTLLAIPEATIVTSLLKKQRRHK; from the coding sequence ATGTCAATTTTTCGATTATCTATTTTTATGTCTTTGGGCACTTTGTGTAGTCGCTTTTTAGGCTTAGCTCGCGATATAGCCTTTACAGCCCTTTTGGCAGTTCCTGTGCTAGATGCCTTCATTGTGGCGATGAAAATTCCTAATCTATTTCGGGCTTTTTTTGGAGAGGGTAATTTTTCTGTTAGTTTTTTGCCGCTTTATATACAAAAGAGAAACTCTAAAGCAGGGCAAGAATTATTGTCCAATGCCGTTTTTAGTTTTTTAATGCTTTTTTCCAGCTTTGTTGTATTTTTTCTGTCTTTATATATGCCCGAAGTTCTAAATGCTTTATTACAAGAAGGGAAGTTTAATTTGGTAAATTTTCAAAGCATTGTTTATCTTTCGCGCTTTTTTTTACTTTATATTTTCTTTTTACTATCCTATGTGCATTTTTCTGCTTTATTGCAGGTAAAAAATCAATTTTTCTTAGCGGCTTTAGCGCCTGCACTTTTAAATGTTTCTTTAATTGTTTTTAGTATTTTTTATCGCTTACAAGAAAAACAATTAAATTATTTAATCGCAGGGGTGTTGGTAGGAGGAGCTTTACAGTTTGGATTGGTTTTCTTTCCTGTGTGGAAAAATAAATTTTTGCCAAGCTTTACATGGAAGTGGAGGGGTAGTGGATTAAAAACCGTTTTAGTAAAAATGCTTCCAGGTTTTTTAAGCATTTTCTTTTATCAATGCATTTCTTTATTTAATGTTTATTTTGCCTCTTCTTTGCCCAGCGGAAGCTTATCGAGTTTATATTTGTCAGACAGAATTTTTCAACTGCCTTTTTCTTTAATTGCTATTAGCGTTGGCACAGCACTGTTGCCTAGCTTAAGCACCCTGTGGGTAAAAAAAGAGCTGACCCAATTTAACAAAATTTTACAAAAAAACTTACACATTTCATTATATTTACTTTTGCCAAGCGCTGTTGGATTGTTTTTTTTAGCAGAGCCTATTTTAAGTTTCTTTTTTGAAAGAGGAGCTTTTAATAGAGAGCAAATTTTATATACAGTGCAGGTGCTACAGATATTATCTTTTTCCTTAATTTTTTTAGGCTTATATAAAGTTTTAATTTCTGGTTTTTTTGCTTGCGGAAAAACCCACCTTCCTGCAATCTCTAGCGGATTAGCTTTTATGGTCTATTTAGCCTTAGCCTTTTCTTTTAGCCCCCAATACGGAATTACAGGCTTAGCCTTTTCTATGAGTGTATCTACTATAATTAATTTTTTATCAGCCTTTTTGCTATACAGCATGTTTGTGCAAAAATTTCATGCATTAGCTTTATTGAAAAAATTTTTACACTATTTACTGCCTGTTATTGTTATGAGCATTTTTTTAAAATACTTGCCTCCGTGGCTACAAGAAAATTTAGTTTTATCCTCGGTAAAGTTAAAACAAATTATTTTGTTGTTAGTTAGTGTTTTGGGAGGCGCAAGCATTTATTTTTTTATCAGCACTCTTTTAGCTATTCCAGAAGCAACTATTGTAACAAGTCTGCTTAAAAAACAACGAAGACATAAGTAA
- a CDS encoding dihydrofolate reductase, protein MNSNITLSHITAVDQNNGIGINGELPWNIPKDMEFFKTTTQNKIIIMGRKTFDSIHHPLPNRLNIVISRSKHTHPSKQVLFVSSINDAITEAKKHTAQYDKEVFVIGGAEIYKQSLSLVDRIYITRIAYNYNCDAFYPSISEKEFKKTSSIEHRGNPDFSFLTLERL, encoded by the coding sequence ATGAACTCCAATATTACCCTATCTCACATTACCGCCGTTGACCAAAATAATGGCATTGGCATAAATGGCGAACTTCCCTGGAACATTCCCAAAGACATGGAGTTTTTTAAAACCACAACACAAAATAAAATCATTATTATGGGGCGCAAAACTTTTGATTCCATTCACCACCCCTTACCTAACCGACTAAATATTGTTATTAGCCGCAGTAAACACACCCACCCCTCCAAACAAGTGCTTTTTGTTTCTTCCATAAATGACGCTATAACAGAGGCAAAAAAACACACTGCCCAATACGATAAAGAAGTTTTTGTTATTGGAGGGGCAGAAATTTACAAACAGAGCTTAAGTTTAGTAGATCGCATTTATATTACCCGTATCGCTTATAATTATAATTGCGATGCTTTTTACCCTTCTATTTCTGAAAAAGAATTTAAGAAAACTAGTAGCATTGAACACCGGGGCAATCCTGATTTTAGTTTTTTGACTTTAGAAAGGCTTTAA
- the rpsT gene encoding 30S ribosomal protein S20 — MANHKSSVKRTRQTIKKQARNHVHKKEVGTFEKKLRAAISEKASDTALSLLKVFSKKINTAAQKGLFHQNKVARKVSRLAKQVNSLS; from the coding sequence TTGGCAAACCATAAATCATCAGTTAAAAGAACTCGTCAGACTATTAAAAAACAAGCTCGCAATCATGTTCATAAAAAAGAAGTGGGCACTTTTGAAAAAAAACTACGAGCAGCCATTTCGGAAAAAGCCTCTGACACAGCCCTAAGTCTACTTAAAGTATTTAGCAAAAAAATTAATACCGCTGCTCAAAAAGGCTTATTTCATCAAAATAAAGTCGCTAGAAAAGTGAGCCGGTTAGCTAAACAAGTTAACAGTCTTTCTTAA
- the lspA gene encoding signal peptidase II: MLTKKHIHFGLLSIILISLDQVTKLYIHTHYRLGETHPIINGFFNLSYVQNKGAAFGILSQGDSSLRDWFFLLLAPCAAMFILFLLKKAKSASWIYISSLAFIFSGTVGNYLDRLQFGYVIDLFDVHYKTLYYWPVFNVADAVIVIGVTALLFLPQPKT, translated from the coding sequence ATGCTAACAAAAAAACATATCCACTTTGGGCTCCTTTCTATAATTTTAATTTCCCTAGACCAAGTTACCAAACTTTATATTCATACTCATTATAGGCTGGGAGAAACTCACCCCATCATTAATGGTTTTTTTAACCTAAGTTATGTACAAAACAAAGGAGCTGCCTTTGGTATTTTAAGCCAAGGCGATTCTTCTTTAAGAGATTGGTTTTTTTTGCTGCTAGCCCCCTGCGCGGCTATGTTTATTTTATTTTTACTTAAAAAAGCAAAAAGTGCATCATGGATTTATATCTCTTCCCTAGCTTTTATTTTTTCCGGCACCGTGGGTAACTATTTAGACCGCTTGCAATTTGGCTATGTTATAGACCTCTTTGATGTTCACTATAAAACTTTATACTATTGGCCCGTTTTTAATGTTGCCGACGCTGTAATTGTCATCGGCGTGACCGCTTTACTCTTTCTTCCACAGCCCAAGACCTAA
- the holA gene encoding DNA polymerase III subunit delta, which produces MISIAHLKKHLKTSIKPIYVCVGGDLYLNNLAHSYIKAEIFPQEADDFNYNVFVGESCALEVKDTVESLPFMSDKRLVVFKNLEKMTASHWENLTEILDRPCESSVLVLFLKKIDKRLKLYKSLSKCAEFINTSPPYDNQMPQWVSFIAETYNLKLTNEQNFLIRQVFGTKLGMIDLELKKLSSFVKDPKNVQSKELAEVLSHCHLDNIFDLTKAIASQDCGKSLRLLVDLLDLGQSEVGIIGLVARHFRLLREVKLLLGEGLSSSQISKEVGIPSFFLQEYLSQNAKWTSAQLNKTLELLYETDKALKTKPVASHLWLENFIVQVCG; this is translated from the coding sequence ATGATTAGTATTGCGCATTTAAAAAAGCATTTAAAAACTTCTATAAAACCTATTTATGTGTGTGTTGGCGGCGATTTGTATTTAAATAATCTGGCACACAGCTATATAAAGGCAGAAATATTTCCCCAAGAGGCAGATGACTTTAATTATAATGTTTTTGTTGGAGAATCTTGTGCTTTAGAGGTTAAAGACACGGTGGAGTCCTTACCATTTATGAGTGATAAGCGATTGGTAGTTTTTAAAAATTTAGAAAAAATGACAGCCTCTCACTGGGAAAACTTAACAGAGATTTTAGACAGGCCTTGCGAAAGTAGTGTGCTAGTGCTTTTTTTAAAAAAAATAGATAAGCGATTAAAATTGTATAAAAGTTTGTCTAAGTGTGCAGAGTTTATAAACACAAGCCCTCCTTATGATAATCAAATGCCTCAATGGGTTTCTTTTATTGCGGAAACTTATAATTTAAAACTAACTAACGAACAAAATTTTTTAATTAGACAGGTGTTTGGTACAAAGTTAGGTATGATCGATTTAGAATTAAAAAAACTTAGTTCTTTTGTTAAAGACCCCAAGAATGTACAAAGCAAAGAGCTTGCCGAGGTTTTGTCTCACTGCCATTTAGATAATATTTTCGACTTAACTAAGGCCATTGCCAGCCAAGATTGTGGAAAGTCTCTTCGTTTGTTGGTGGATTTATTAGATTTAGGACAAAGCGAAGTGGGGATTATTGGTTTAGTGGCCAGACACTTTCGTCTATTGCGAGAGGTAAAGCTGTTACTGGGGGAAGGTTTAAGCTCCTCTCAAATCAGTAAAGAAGTGGGCATTCCTAGTTTTTTTTTACAAGAGTATTTGTCACAAAATGCTAAGTGGACCTCTGCACAATTAAATAAAACCTTGGAGTTATTGTACGAAACCGACAAAGCCTTAAAAACTAAGCCTGTAGCATCTCACTTGTGGTTAGAAAATTTTATTGTGCAAGTTTGTGGTTAA
- the ileS gene encoding isoleucine--tRNA ligase: MSKTTKTPEQIKLAEQIKNSLNLPQTDFPMRAQLPQKEPGYIQNWVDKKLYHAILEKNKDSKVFSFCDGPPYANGHLHLGHALNKILKDITVKYKNLSGHKTQFIPTWDCHGLPIELNVYKKLKKEARNKSKSEIRAECKKEAQHWVEIQKKEFMRLGVIADWENPRLTTDKNYEAEEVNLLADILENNLLYQGYKPVYWCCKLQTALASSEVQYQDHTSSSIFVKFYLEPESLNQLKLSHKKTAFVIWTTTAWTLPANVGICLNPQFVYGLYEIIEGEHSDTHIIIAKDLKSSVEKNCHIQLKELRTFKACELELLFAKHPFIENRQSKVILGEHVTLEAGTGCVHTAPGHGLDDYHVGTKYQLPVLSPVDPAGRYTSDFPKYEGVKITEANSKIVADLKESKHLIFEKEITHSYPHGDRSKAPLIFRATPQWFINRTSPSYNLKKEALKLIDSKAIAFIPGWGKARLNAMTANAPDWCVSRQRTWGVPIPVLYCTECGHSLAKPEIMRKIAVKMKETNGMEAYFSTPVKEFSKGYQCEKCQSDSFKIGSDILDVWFDSGAYHRVNQVNQPSENFPADLYLEGSDQHRGWFQTSLFASLAANKKPPFKQLVTHGFVTDAHGKKMSKSLGNVQSPMKIVEKYGAEILRLWVAHEDYSQDLSFKEEGLKQLTDTYRKIRNSLRFLLGNIHDFNLEKDSLNYKDLSDLDKFALHKLNVLIKNTTVHYDNYQFHKVYHELNTFFVTLSSQYLDLLKDRLYTAKTTGPSRRSAQTVFYILLKNLSPLMSPILSFLSEEIHKNINTNDEVFSVFLLPFPKPNPQWENTKLFDSINQLLELKTKAYKDIEDLRAQKKIGSSLEIELEIYNLPKELAHYTESFLVEFFIVSKVVLKNTQDKALKINSLISSGDKCPRCWTYSLELIEHKPWGTNICKKCVDALL, encoded by the coding sequence ATGTCTAAAACTACAAAAACTCCAGAGCAAATTAAATTAGCTGAACAAATTAAAAACAGCTTAAACTTGCCTCAAACAGACTTTCCCATGCGGGCACAACTCCCACAGAAAGAACCCGGTTATATTCAAAATTGGGTAGATAAAAAACTGTATCACGCTATTTTAGAAAAAAATAAAGATAGTAAAGTGTTTTCATTTTGCGATGGCCCACCTTACGCTAATGGGCATTTACATCTTGGCCACGCATTAAATAAAATTTTAAAAGATATTACAGTAAAGTATAAAAATTTATCGGGACATAAAACTCAGTTTATTCCCACTTGGGACTGTCATGGTTTACCCATTGAGTTAAATGTTTATAAAAAATTAAAAAAAGAAGCTCGTAACAAAAGCAAAAGTGAAATTCGAGCAGAGTGTAAAAAAGAAGCGCAGCATTGGGTAGAAATACAAAAAAAAGAATTTATGCGACTTGGCGTGATTGCCGATTGGGAAAACCCACGCCTTACTACAGATAAAAACTATGAGGCCGAAGAGGTTAATTTACTAGCTGATATTTTAGAAAATAATTTACTCTACCAAGGCTACAAGCCTGTGTATTGGTGCTGTAAATTACAAACTGCCCTTGCCTCGTCAGAAGTGCAATATCAAGATCACACTAGCTCTTCTATTTTTGTAAAATTTTATTTAGAGCCCGAAAGCCTTAATCAATTAAAACTTTCTCACAAAAAAACGGCTTTTGTAATTTGGACTACCACTGCGTGGACTCTTCCTGCCAATGTGGGCATTTGCCTTAACCCTCAATTTGTTTATGGGTTGTACGAAATCATTGAAGGCGAACACTCAGACACTCATATTATTATTGCTAAAGATTTAAAAAGTTCTGTAGAAAAAAATTGCCACATACAATTAAAAGAATTACGCACTTTTAAAGCTTGCGAGTTAGAATTACTTTTTGCCAAGCACCCCTTTATAGAAAATCGTCAATCTAAAGTAATTTTAGGAGAGCATGTTACCTTAGAGGCCGGAACAGGTTGTGTGCACACCGCCCCCGGGCATGGACTTGACGATTACCATGTGGGAACAAAATATCAATTACCTGTGTTAAGCCCCGTAGACCCCGCTGGTCGTTACACTTCTGACTTTCCTAAATATGAGGGAGTAAAAATTACAGAAGCTAATTCGAAAATTGTGGCTGACTTAAAAGAATCTAAACACTTAATTTTTGAAAAAGAAATCACTCACAGCTACCCCCATGGTGATCGCTCTAAAGCTCCTTTAATTTTTAGAGCTACCCCACAATGGTTTATTAACAGAACTTCGCCATCTTATAATTTAAAAAAAGAAGCACTAAAACTAATCGACTCTAAAGCCATTGCATTTATCCCTGGCTGGGGAAAAGCACGCTTAAACGCTATGACTGCCAACGCTCCCGACTGGTGTGTGAGTCGACAAAGAACATGGGGTGTTCCCATACCTGTGCTTTACTGTACAGAGTGTGGACACAGTTTAGCCAAGCCCGAAATCATGCGAAAGATTGCTGTAAAAATGAAAGAAACCAACGGGATGGAAGCTTATTTTTCCACCCCTGTAAAAGAGTTTAGCAAAGGTTATCAGTGTGAAAAATGCCAATCCGATTCTTTTAAAATTGGAAGTGATATTTTAGATGTGTGGTTTGATAGCGGCGCTTACCATAGAGTTAATCAAGTAAACCAACCTTCCGAAAACTTTCCTGCCGACCTTTACCTAGAGGGCAGTGATCAACATCGCGGCTGGTTTCAAACCAGCTTATTTGCCTCTTTAGCCGCCAATAAAAAACCGCCTTTTAAACAACTTGTTACCCATGGCTTTGTTACTGATGCACATGGAAAAAAAATGAGCAAGAGCCTTGGTAATGTTCAAAGCCCTATGAAAATTGTAGAAAAGTATGGGGCAGAAATTTTACGCCTATGGGTTGCTCACGAAGACTATTCGCAAGACCTGTCCTTTAAAGAAGAAGGTTTAAAACAACTCACCGACACTTATAGAAAAATTCGTAACAGCCTTCGCTTTTTATTGGGAAATATTCACGACTTTAACCTAGAAAAAGACAGCCTAAATTACAAAGACCTTAGTGATTTAGATAAATTTGCTTTGCATAAATTAAATGTATTGATTAAAAATACTACAGTTCATTATGATAACTACCAATTTCATAAGGTGTACCACGAATTAAATACTTTTTTTGTTACACTGTCTTCGCAGTATTTAGATTTATTAAAAGATCGTCTTTATACTGCCAAAACTACGGGCCCGTCTAGGCGATCGGCTCAAACAGTTTTTTACATATTATTAAAAAACTTAAGCCCTTTAATGAGCCCTATTTTAAGCTTTCTTTCTGAAGAAATACACAAAAATATTAATACTAACGATGAGGTATTTTCTGTTTTCTTACTGCCTTTTCCAAAACCCAACCCCCAATGGGAAAATACAAAATTATTTGATTCTATAAACCAACTACTCGAGCTAAAAACAAAAGCTTATAAAGATATTGAAGATTTAAGAGCTCAAAAAAAAATTGGCTCTAGTTTAGAAATAGAATTAGAAATATATAACCTTCCTAAAGAGCTTGCCCACTACACAGAAAGTTTTTTAGTTGAGTTTTTTATTGTCTCTAAGGTGGTTTTAAAAAACACACAAGACAAAGCTTTAAAAATAAACAGTTTAATTAGTAGTGGAGATAAATGTCCTCGGTGCTGGACTTATAGTTTAGAACTAATCGAACACAAACCTTGGGGTACAAATATTTGCAAAAAATGTGTAGATGCTTTACTCTAA